A window of the Pseudomonas furukawaii genome harbors these coding sequences:
- a CDS encoding DUF488 domain-containing protein, whose product MIRCKRVYEAATAADGQRVLVDRLWPRGCRKESLALADWAKDAAPSPELRKQFCHEVELFDEFRLLYRAELAAHPAHWLGLLERARNGDLTLLFAARDEVHNNAVVLAEFLEEELERCGPPSSPVCYAGEF is encoded by the coding sequence ATGATCCGATGCAAGCGCGTCTATGAAGCGGCGACGGCGGCGGATGGCCAGCGGGTACTGGTGGATCGGCTGTGGCCGAGAGGCTGTCGCAAGGAGTCGCTGGCCCTGGCCGACTGGGCGAAGGACGCGGCGCCCTCGCCTGAGCTACGCAAGCAGTTCTGCCATGAAGTGGAGCTGTTCGACGAGTTCCGCCTGCTCTATCGCGCTGAACTGGCGGCCCATCCGGCGCACTGGCTGGGGTTGCTGGAACGGGCGCGCAATGGGGACCTGACCCTGCTTTTCGCCGCCAGGGACGAGGTCCATAACAACGCGGTGGTGCTCGCCGAGTTCCTCGAGGAGGAGCTGGAGCGGTGCGGGCCACCCAGCTCGCCGGTGTGCTACGCCGGCGAGTTCTGA
- a CDS encoding short chain dehydrogenase: protein MKIILVGASGTIGQAIEQELKARHDIIRVGRNSGDLQADITDPASIRHLFEQAGAFDALISAAGKVHFGALAEMGEAEFEVGLRDKLMGQVNLVLIGREFANDGASFTLTSGVLSDDPIRYGASASLVNGALDAFVRSAALELPRGMRINSVSPTVVEEALPAYGPYFRGFKAVPAAQAALAYAKSAEGAQTGQTYRVW from the coding sequence ATGAAGATCATCCTCGTCGGCGCCAGCGGCACCATCGGACAGGCCATCGAACAGGAGCTCAAGGCGCGCCACGACATTATCCGGGTCGGCCGCAACAGCGGCGACCTGCAGGCGGACATCACCGATCCCGCGTCCATCCGCCACCTGTTCGAGCAGGCAGGAGCCTTCGACGCCCTGATCAGCGCCGCCGGCAAGGTGCACTTCGGCGCCCTGGCGGAAATGGGCGAGGCGGAGTTCGAGGTGGGCCTGCGGGACAAGCTGATGGGCCAGGTGAACCTGGTGCTGATCGGCCGCGAGTTCGCTAATGACGGCGCCTCCTTCACCCTCACTTCCGGGGTGCTGAGCGACGACCCGATCCGCTACGGCGCGTCGGCGAGCCTGGTGAACGGCGCCCTGGACGCCTTCGTGCGCAGCGCGGCCCTCGAATTGCCCCGTGGCATGCGCATCAACAGCGTCAGTCCGACGGTGGTCGAGGAAGCGCTGCCGGCCTACGGCCCTTACTTCAGGGGCTTCAAGGCCGTGCCGGCTGCCCAGGCCGCGCTGGCCTACGCCAAGAGCGCCGAGGGCGCGCAGACGGGCCAGACCTACCGGGTGTGGTGA
- a CDS encoding gamma-glutamylcyclotransferase: MHGPDPAFSTPSYPPLLEQPVQLTHAELRASLENTMGRHQGGAVWLFAYGSLIWRPECPAVETRRARVHGYHRGLYLWSQIHRGTPETPGLVLGLDRGGSCAGFAYRLPEEQLEAHLLALWEREMPDAAYQPKWLSCQLDDGPRVQALGFVLRRNISCYAGALPDHVLRQVFDNASGRYGSTRDYVEKTARTLRAHAMPDRKLEEALVRCCKQGALNFG, translated from the coding sequence ATGCACGGCCCCGATCCCGCCTTTTCGACCCCGTCCTATCCGCCGCTGCTGGAGCAGCCGGTGCAACTCACCCACGCGGAACTGCGCGCCTCCCTGGAAAACACCATGGGGCGGCACCAGGGTGGCGCGGTCTGGCTGTTCGCCTACGGCTCGCTGATCTGGCGGCCCGAGTGCCCGGCGGTGGAAACCCGTCGCGCCCGCGTCCACGGCTATCACCGGGGGCTCTATCTCTGGTCGCAGATCCACCGCGGCACCCCCGAAACGCCCGGCCTGGTGCTGGGGCTGGACCGGGGCGGCTCCTGCGCGGGCTTTGCCTACCGCTTGCCGGAGGAACAGCTGGAGGCCCACCTGCTCGCCCTCTGGGAGCGGGAGATGCCCGACGCGGCCTATCAGCCCAAGTGGCTCAGCTGCCAGCTGGACGATGGCCCACGGGTCCAGGCGCTGGGTTTCGTGTTGCGCCGCAATATCTCCTGCTACGCCGGCGCCCTGCCGGACCACGTGCTGCGCCAGGTGTTCGACAACGCCAGCGGGCGCTACGGCAGCACCCGTGACTACGTCGAAAAGACCGCCCGCACCCTCCGCGCCCACGCCATGCCCGACCGCAAGCTGGAAGAGGCCCTGGTGCGCTGCTGCAAGCAGGGCGCATTGAATTTCGGCTGA
- a CDS encoding LysR family transcriptional regulator yields MSELDDLAAFAVLMEAGSFTAAAERLGCSKGQLSKRIRALELGLGASLLHRTTRRLDLTPAGAALLPEAQALTAQAERARQTVLRLQDELAGRVRLTVPISFGETFFDSLLLDFTRRYPRIRIELDLFNGYRDLAAEGFDLAIRSGMDPDERLVARPLFSLEEITCASPRYLARQGTPAHPADLAAHQCLLNTHYSGFEEWLYHRQHRLERVKVAGSLASNHYSLLKKAALSDVGIARLPSYMVQDELADGRLVWLLREYRTRQAPVFLVHPWQGGLPRRIQVLVDYLLAWFERSRQRLDEMADQAGGAP; encoded by the coding sequence ATGAGCGAACTGGACGACCTGGCGGCCTTCGCCGTCCTGATGGAGGCCGGCAGCTTCACGGCGGCGGCGGAGCGACTGGGGTGCAGCAAGGGCCAGCTGTCCAAGCGAATTCGCGCCCTTGAACTGGGGTTGGGCGCGTCGCTGTTGCACCGCACCACCCGCCGCCTGGACCTGACGCCCGCCGGCGCCGCGCTGCTACCCGAGGCCCAGGCCCTGACCGCCCAGGCGGAGCGCGCGCGACAGACCGTGCTGCGCCTGCAGGACGAACTGGCCGGGAGGGTGCGACTGACAGTCCCGATTTCCTTCGGCGAAACCTTCTTCGACTCGCTGTTGCTGGACTTCACCCGGCGTTACCCGCGAATCCGCATCGAGCTGGACCTGTTCAACGGCTACCGCGACCTGGCGGCCGAAGGCTTCGACCTGGCGATCCGCTCCGGCATGGACCCGGATGAACGCCTGGTGGCACGACCGCTGTTTTCCCTGGAGGAAATCACCTGCGCCTCCCCGCGCTACCTCGCCAGACAGGGGACGCCCGCGCATCCCGCCGACCTGGCCGCTCACCAGTGCCTGCTCAATACCCATTACAGCGGATTCGAGGAGTGGCTTTACCACCGGCAGCATCGGCTGGAGCGGGTGAAGGTGGCCGGCAGCCTGGCCAGCAATCACTACAGCCTGCTGAAGAAGGCGGCGTTGTCCGACGTCGGCATCGCGCGCCTGCCGTCCTACATGGTCCAGGACGAGCTGGCCGACGGCCGGCTGGTGTGGCTGCTGCGCGAATACCGGACGCGGCAGGCCCCGGTGTTCCTCGTCCATCCCTGGCAGGGCGGCCTGCCCCGGCGCATCCAGGTGCTGGTGGACTACCTGCTGGCCTGGTTCGAGCGCAGCCGCCAGCGGCTGGACGAGATGGCGGACCAGGCAGGTGGCGCCCCGTAG
- a CDS encoding response regulator, with the protein MDARIRIGIVDDHPLLRQGVAATLKRIADFQVVEQGGCADDALAIALAQRPDVLLMDVNMPGDCFAAVRRIDREAEGVRVLMLTVSESEDDAYSALEAGARGYVLKGVSGPELVQAIRTVASGESFITPAFASRLLGRMRRHQKQEQHRIELTHREEQIIREVANGLTNREVADKLCLSEKTVKYYMTNVMQKLHARNRVEAVTAVRRQWEGGAS; encoded by the coding sequence TTGGACGCCAGGATCAGGATCGGCATCGTCGACGACCATCCGCTGCTCAGGCAGGGCGTGGCCGCCACGCTCAAGCGCATCGCGGATTTTCAGGTGGTGGAGCAGGGCGGGTGCGCGGACGACGCGCTGGCCATCGCCCTGGCGCAGCGCCCGGATGTGCTGCTGATGGATGTGAACATGCCGGGCGACTGCTTCGCCGCGGTGCGCCGGATCGACCGCGAGGCGGAAGGCGTGCGGGTGCTCATGCTGACGGTCTCGGAAAGCGAGGACGACGCCTATTCGGCGTTGGAGGCCGGTGCCCGGGGCTATGTGCTCAAGGGGGTCAGCGGACCGGAGCTGGTGCAGGCGATCCGCACCGTGGCCAGCGGCGAGAGCTTCATCACGCCGGCGTTCGCCAGCCGCCTGCTGGGGCGCATGCGCCGGCACCAGAAGCAGGAGCAGCATCGCATCGAACTCACCCACCGGGAGGAGCAGATCATCCGCGAGGTGGCCAACGGCCTGACCAATCGCGAGGTGGCGGACAAGCTCTGCCTGAGTGAGAAGACCGTGAAGTACTACATGACCAACGTGATGCAGAAGCTGCACGCTCGCAATCGCGTGGAGGCCGTCACCGCCGTGCGCCGCCAGTGGGAGGGCGGCGCATCCTGA
- a CDS encoding sensor histidine kinase gives MPTDAKVESNSSTMDQAPDPTLVESATRPRSGRAGAWLDRLKRSTQFVIAASLILGLTMTLVGNLVSHHIERAAVQSAAQAGALYMESFLEPFVQELARTQDIPPESAAAIDRLIVNSNLNRHVASVKIWRPDGTIIYSTDKTATHQKFPTDEIDEALKGRIVTDLDNLVQEENVFERGLNVPLYEIYAPLRESGSGRVVAVGEFYERADRLEQEIRTVRLQVWAVMGTATLAMLGLLFFVVRQGERIIERQAVDLRQRMEEQVRLHAHNAQLQRHIASANQGFSRISELTLRRLGADLHDGPAQLLTLILVRLDELAHLRERLEALGEPVEGDALEAIRSAAQDALREVRDISRGLAVPEISQMGLDAVLRLVVQRHEQRSDTQVDLDLEPLPAQATMSLKIGLYRFVQEALNNAVLHAGGAGLKLSARVRDRQLQVRVEDSGPGFVPAAQAAEGDGRRRLGLAGMRYRVEALGGRFEIDSAPGAGTRVSACFRLDGGPE, from the coding sequence ATGCCCACAGATGCGAAGGTCGAATCCAATTCATCGACCATGGACCAGGCCCCCGACCCGACCTTGGTCGAATCCGCCACCCGACCAAGGTCGGGTCGCGCCGGTGCCTGGCTGGACCGCCTCAAGCGCTCCACCCAGTTCGTCATCGCCGCCAGCCTGATCCTCGGCCTGACCATGACCCTGGTGGGCAACCTGGTGAGCCATCACATCGAGCGCGCCGCCGTGCAGTCGGCCGCCCAGGCCGGCGCCCTGTACATGGAGAGCTTTCTCGAACCCTTCGTCCAGGAACTGGCGCGGACCCAGGACATCCCGCCCGAGAGCGCGGCCGCCATCGACCGTCTGATCGTCAACAGCAACCTCAATCGCCACGTCGCCTCGGTGAAGATCTGGCGCCCAGACGGCACCATCATCTACAGCACCGACAAGACGGCCACCCACCAGAAGTTTCCCACCGACGAGATCGACGAAGCGCTGAAGGGCCGCATCGTCACCGATCTCGATAATCTGGTTCAGGAAGAGAACGTCTTCGAACGCGGGCTCAACGTGCCGCTCTACGAGATCTACGCGCCCCTGCGGGAAAGCGGCAGCGGTCGCGTGGTGGCGGTGGGCGAGTTCTACGAACGAGCCGATCGCCTGGAGCAGGAAATCCGCACCGTGCGGCTGCAGGTATGGGCCGTGATGGGCACCGCGACCCTGGCCATGCTCGGCCTGCTGTTCTTCGTGGTGCGCCAGGGCGAGCGGATCATCGAGAGGCAGGCGGTGGACCTGCGCCAGCGCATGGAAGAACAGGTGCGCCTGCACGCCCACAACGCCCAGTTGCAACGGCATATCGCCAGTGCCAACCAGGGCTTCTCGCGCATCAGCGAGCTCACCCTGAGGCGCCTGGGCGCAGACCTCCACGACGGCCCGGCCCAGTTGCTGACGCTGATCCTGGTGCGCCTGGACGAGCTGGCTCACCTGCGCGAGCGGCTGGAAGCCCTGGGCGAGCCGGTGGAGGGCGACGCGCTGGAAGCCATCCGCAGCGCCGCCCAGGACGCCCTGCGCGAGGTGCGCGATATCTCACGGGGCCTGGCAGTGCCCGAGATCAGCCAGATGGGGCTGGACGCAGTGCTGCGCCTGGTGGTGCAGCGCCATGAACAGCGCAGCGACACCCAGGTCGACCTGGACCTGGAGCCCCTGCCCGCCCAGGCCACCATGTCGCTGAAGATCGGCCTCTACCGCTTCGTTCAGGAAGCGCTGAACAACGCCGTGCTGCACGCCGGCGGGGCCGGCCTGAAGCTCAGCGCCCGCGTGCGGGATCGCCAGTTGCAGGTCCGCGTGGAGGATTCGGGGCCGGGCTTCGTGCCCGCCGCGCAGGCCGCCGAAGGCGACGGCCGTCGTCGCCTCGGGCTGGCGGGCATGCGCTATCGGGTGGAGGCCCTGGGCGGGCGCTTCGAGATCGATTCGGCGCCGGGCGCAGGCACCCGCGTCAGCGCCTGCTTCCGGCTGGACGGCGGCCCCGAGTGA